A section of the Anabaena cylindrica PCC 7122 genome encodes:
- a CDS encoding T3SS effector HopA1 family protein yields the protein MLDNSTNQILNSLFDIATNIQIEPNFCIQHPHYQPFALPATVANRFQQNSQDLQHKYLSLLLRNFLHGIYYNGSLQTVLAVNSDHENYSPQKTLEPSSSLGIDWDFYEQLHENNHGHGHYDPNWEVLRLEPDGSMAVTKNGLTLYVEPECYLQSSKKSVKPGELIAIWMPKNRLQNGCYVAVSNLGQERQDTPKTDVEVGRIYFNFTPSGAIALMDSLTQQLNTANIPFSFEVLYNPSAYGRYDAGILHFQRQDYPAIHKILQPVYKQHQCYFQPEIPLFTKFLAPGLSLAEEPSQKFAAQESFGMNRCQIVANALLEAWDKGKNAIEERMRIIDQHFAQHLIDVQRPYLNPSSEDIYIPLNC from the coding sequence ATGTTAGATAATTCTACCAATCAAATCTTGAATTCTTTATTTGATATTGCCACCAATATCCAAATTGAGCCAAATTTTTGTATTCAACATCCTCATTATCAACCTTTTGCTCTACCAGCTACAGTAGCAAATAGATTTCAACAAAATTCACAAGATTTACAACATAAATACCTGTCTCTACTACTACGGAATTTTTTGCATGGTATTTATTATAATGGTTCACTCCAAACTGTTTTAGCAGTAAATAGTGATCATGAAAACTACTCACCACAAAAAACTTTAGAGCCAAGCTCTAGCCTCGGAATTGATTGGGACTTTTACGAGCAACTGCACGAAAACAATCATGGTCATGGTCATTATGATCCTAATTGGGAAGTTTTGCGACTAGAACCTGATGGTAGTATGGCAGTAACTAAAAATGGTTTGACCTTGTATGTTGAGCCAGAATGCTATCTTCAATCTAGTAAAAAGTCAGTCAAGCCAGGTGAATTAATAGCTATTTGGATGCCTAAAAATCGCTTGCAAAACGGCTGTTATGTGGCAGTTAGTAATTTGGGACAGGAACGCCAGGATACACCAAAGACTGATGTGGAAGTAGGGCGAATTTATTTTAATTTTACCCCATCAGGTGCGATCGCACTCATGGATAGCCTCACCCAACAATTAAACACCGCTAATATCCCTTTTAGTTTTGAAGTTCTTTATAACCCCTCAGCTTATGGGCGTTATGATGCTGGTATACTTCACTTTCAAAGGCAAGATTATCCAGCCATTCATAAAATTCTTCAGCCTGTTTACAAACAGCATCAATGTTATTTTCAGCCAGAAATTCCCTTATTTACCAAGTTTTTAGCCCCAGGACTCAGTTTAGCAGAAGAACCAAGCCAAAAATTTGCCGCACAAGAGAGCTTTGGCATGAATCGTTGTCAAATCGTTGCCAATGCTTTATTAGAAGCCTGGGATAAGGGTAAAAATGCCATTGAGGAAAGAATGCGGATAATTGATCAACATTTTGCCCAGCATTTAATTGATGTCCAGCGTCCTTATCTTAACCCCAGTTCTGAAGATATATATATCCCCTTAAATTGTTAG
- a CDS encoding aminoglycoside phosphotransferase family protein: MILSLSSQNVIQYLQNAGLCSSGDGILYESELPESGRNNRNLLVSLVDDRKLLVKQENRQNCGSSPHDFFNEWLFHQLLQQFPVLGNIAAISSSLLHFDEDNSILVRSYLSEYMELGKFYKNNSTFTTEIATAIGNTLASLHSSTCQRREYRDFMDTAPQGQFRYNFYNPAQGIGSINQDVFGNIPTEALKFHTLYQRYESLESAIADLSYEWKPCCLTHNDLQLNNILIHSRWQQLDNCLIKFIDWEACAWGDPAFDLGTLLASYVNIWLSSLVVDPSLELEESLNLAMIPLEVIQPSISALLRAYLHAFPMILEYRRDFVIRVIQFTGLALTHQIQNIILCHKYFDNTHLCMLEVAKSLLTMPEQAMLTIFGSSETEILQSVSGLNNIAKPEKEKQLLRIYYEKTRLRGC, translated from the coding sequence ATGATATTATCACTGTCTTCTCAAAATGTTATCCAGTACCTGCAAAATGCAGGTCTGTGTAGCTCAGGAGATGGCATATTATATGAATCTGAGTTACCAGAAAGCGGCAGAAATAATCGGAATTTACTGGTGAGTCTAGTAGATGATCGTAAATTACTGGTTAAACAAGAAAATCGCCAGAATTGTGGTAGCAGTCCCCATGATTTTTTTAATGAATGGTTGTTTCACCAACTACTTCAGCAGTTTCCAGTCCTTGGCAATATTGCGGCAATATCATCATCATTGCTACATTTTGATGAAGATAATTCTATCCTTGTCCGTAGTTACCTAAGTGAATATATGGAACTGGGTAAATTTTACAAAAATAACAGTACTTTTACCACAGAAATTGCCACCGCCATTGGTAATACATTAGCGAGTTTACACAGTTCCACTTGCCAACGGCGAGAATATCGTGATTTCATGGATACTGCTCCTCAAGGACAGTTTCGCTATAACTTTTACAACCCTGCTCAAGGAATAGGTTCAATTAATCAAGATGTTTTTGGCAATATTCCCACTGAAGCACTCAAATTTCACACTCTCTATCAGCGCTACGAAAGTTTAGAATCAGCAATTGCGGATTTGTCCTATGAATGGAAACCTTGTTGCTTAACTCACAATGATTTACAGTTAAACAATATTTTGATTCATTCCCGTTGGCAACAACTAGATAATTGCTTAATAAAATTCATTGATTGGGAAGCTTGTGCTTGGGGAGATCCCGCTTTTGATTTGGGAACTTTATTAGCCAGCTATGTCAACATTTGGCTTTCAAGTTTGGTAGTAGACCCCAGTTTAGAATTAGAAGAATCTCTCAATTTAGCAATGATACCACTGGAGGTTATTCAACCTTCAATCTCAGCTTTACTCCGTGCTTATCTCCATGCTTTTCCCATGATTTTGGAGTACCGTCGAGACTTTGTAATCCGCGTCATTCAGTTTACTGGTTTGGCACTAACTCATCAAATTCAAAACATAATTTTGTGCCATAAATACTTTGATAATACTCACCTTTGTATGCTCGAAGTAGCCAAAAGTCTTTTAACTATGCCTGAGCAAGCTATGTTAACTATTTTTGGAAGTTCAGAAACAGAGATTCTTCAGTCTGTAAGCGGATTAAACAACATAGCTAAACCTGAGAAAGAAAAGCAACTACTACGGATTTATTACGAGAAAACTCGCCTACGAGGTTGTTAG
- a CDS encoding TMEM14 family protein yields MNLSILATFGYGVLALVGGIIGYIQVKSKISLLSGSISGLLLIFAGYYQLQGQTWGLTLATLVTAILVVLFAFRFAKTRKFMPAGLMIIFGMLALAVMVRQIFG; encoded by the coding sequence ATGAATTTAAGTATACTTGCCACTTTTGGTTATGGCGTTTTAGCACTAGTAGGTGGAATCATTGGCTATATTCAAGTTAAGAGCAAAATTTCTTTACTCAGTGGTAGTATTAGCGGTTTGTTGCTGATTTTTGCTGGTTATTACCAGCTTCAGGGGCAAACCTGGGGTTTAACTTTAGCGACTTTAGTTACTGCCATCTTAGTAGTATTATTTGCCTTCAGATTTGCTAAAACACGTAAATTTATGCCTGCGGGATTAATGATTATTTTTGGTATGCTGGCATTAGCAGTAATGGTGAGGCAAATTTTTGGTTAA
- a CDS encoding ATP-binding protein, with translation MSTPNTSSYTQVQFLQRQAASLLLYQSVLKGEVAIAFLDLLQAIRYTDADGRDCLQAYGNYFQALAASKQTWEEYLISQILIADNPFTRLAQQRDFTDLPPALVAAARHDLQVLQNLHECNSAILSEWVQVVAHLPVSPVVWYQEAEKVKIDTDLVTSIPQLEIWADAVEDLAAYYQQHGTGLFAEYRAFSWQNGYFVAIPYPDPVQLNTLVGYEWQKDTLLKNTKFLLSGQPALHVLLYGSRGSGKSSLVKSLLNECNHHNLRLIEVAKSELQDLPKIVEQLRGVPQKFIIFVDDLSFEEDDDAFKSLKVVLEGSLTARPQNIVVYATSNRRHLIREYFSDRPTPKDNEEVHAWDTMQEKLSFSDRFGITLTFEPADQKTYLNIVNHLAAQVGINLNQEDLEYKALQWATRHNGRSGRTAQQFIDFLKSDLALFNGNNNRL, from the coding sequence ATGTCTACGCCAAATACTTCGTCTTATACCCAAGTTCAATTCCTTCAACGCCAAGCTGCGTCTCTTTTACTGTACCAATCTGTCCTGAAAGGCGAAGTAGCGATCGCATTTCTTGATCTGTTGCAAGCTATAAGATACACTGATGCCGACGGGCGCGACTGTCTCCAAGCTTACGGTAATTATTTTCAAGCTTTGGCTGCCAGCAAACAAACCTGGGAAGAATACCTAATTAGTCAAATTCTGATCGCTGACAATCCTTTTACCAGACTAGCTCAACAACGAGATTTTACTGATTTACCACCGGCTTTAGTCGCAGCAGCCCGTCATGACTTACAAGTATTACAAAATTTACATGAATGTAACAGCGCTATTTTAAGCGAATGGGTGCAAGTTGTCGCTCATTTGCCAGTTTCCCCGGTGGTGTGGTATCAAGAAGCAGAAAAAGTAAAAATTGATACTGATTTAGTTACCTCTATTCCACAGTTGGAAATTTGGGCTGATGCTGTAGAAGATTTAGCAGCTTATTATCAGCAACATGGAACTGGTCTATTTGCAGAATATCGCGCTTTTAGTTGGCAAAATGGATATTTTGTTGCTATCCCTTATCCTGACCCCGTGCAGCTCAATACACTGGTAGGTTATGAGTGGCAAAAAGATACTCTGTTAAAAAATACAAAATTTTTATTGTCAGGACAACCCGCACTGCACGTATTACTTTACGGTAGTCGTGGTTCTGGCAAGTCTTCTTTAGTCAAATCCCTTTTAAATGAATGTAATCATCACAATCTACGCTTAATAGAAGTAGCAAAGTCAGAACTGCAAGATTTACCAAAAATTGTCGAACAATTACGGGGAGTACCGCAGAAATTTATTATTTTTGTGGATGATCTTTCCTTTGAAGAAGATGATGATGCCTTTAAATCATTAAAAGTAGTTTTAGAAGGTAGTTTAACCGCTAGACCTCAAAATATAGTTGTTTATGCTACCTCAAACCGTCGTCACCTCATTCGTGAGTATTTTAGTGATAGACCGACTCCCAAGGACAATGAGGAAGTCCATGCTTGGGATACAATGCAGGAAAAGCTGTCCTTTAGCGATCGCTTTGGTATAACGTTAACCTTTGAACCAGCAGATCAAAAAACATATTTAAACATTGTCAACCATTTAGCAGCACAAGTTGGTATTAATCTTAATCAAGAAGACTTAGAATATAAAGCTTTACAATGGGCAACTCGCCATAATGGTCGTTCTGGCAGAACAGCACAACAATTTATTGACTTCTTGAAATCAGACTTAGCTTTGTTTAATGGCAATAATAACAGACTATAA
- a CDS encoding tellurite resistance TerB C-terminal domain-containing protein — MHSAIISNRLILGISAFSVSFGLSLVPNWDFNKAFFTALITVLATYSAALFVDKRRRNYEMLILSSLHKRIRELEGLKYRIVREIKQIDEHRNILYTESQHLQNQIAESRNQRDIIHRELGSYAGQKKQLESEINTLQNEIHYLKSSAEELDQTCSHLTAEKRRLELNSNVSRSELTQLQSQIEAFKQEKQEIESNLTLVNRLKPQLEEKLYELRTEIQELEIKISQRNNLLIDTTTAREIVANNLANLQIQTQTQQAEINQLQNQIALLQDERDLLQNQVWELLQNMETLNPETLSENIQENEIELFPFDELLETIDSQPQTSNLPPEWSHFLENLPTYEIQVLKAIVEEDNPKAIIKQIAEEHITMPNLLIDSINEIANNTLGELIIETGEEIPEIYQEHLLNVKKMIAIYEQLITKSISPN; from the coding sequence ATGCACTCAGCAATAATCAGCAATAGATTGATTTTAGGCATATCTGCCTTTAGTGTAAGTTTTGGCTTAAGTCTCGTCCCCAATTGGGATTTTAATAAAGCTTTTTTCACAGCCTTAATCACCGTCTTAGCTACCTATTCAGCCGCACTATTTGTTGACAAACGACGTAGAAATTATGAAATGCTAATTTTAAGTTCTCTCCATAAACGAATCAGAGAACTTGAAGGACTAAAGTATCGAATTGTCAGAGAAATAAAACAAATAGATGAACATCGTAACATTCTCTACACAGAATCACAGCATCTACAAAATCAAATAGCAGAAAGCCGCAATCAAAGAGATATCATCCATCGAGAATTAGGTAGTTATGCTGGGCAAAAAAAACAATTAGAATCAGAAATTAACACTCTCCAAAATGAAATTCATTATCTAAAAAGTAGCGCAGAAGAACTTGATCAAACCTGCTCCCATCTCACAGCCGAAAAACGCCGTCTAGAACTAAACTCTAATGTATCGCGTTCAGAACTTACCCAACTGCAAAGTCAAATTGAAGCTTTCAAACAAGAAAAACAGGAAATAGAAAGTAATTTAACCCTCGTCAATAGACTTAAACCCCAACTAGAAGAAAAATTATATGAACTGCGAACAGAGATTCAAGAATTAGAAATTAAAATATCTCAGCGCAATAACTTACTCATAGATACAACAACTGCTAGAGAAATTGTAGCAAATAATCTGGCTAATTTACAAATACAAACCCAAACACAACAGGCAGAAATTAATCAATTACAAAATCAAATTGCATTATTGCAAGATGAGCGCGACTTGTTGCAAAATCAAGTTTGGGAATTACTTCAAAACATGGAGACACTCAATCCAGAAACATTATCTGAAAATATTCAAGAAAATGAGATTGAATTATTTCCTTTTGATGAATTACTAGAAACCATAGATTCTCAACCACAAACTTCAAATTTACCACCAGAATGGAGTCATTTTCTAGAAAATCTGCCAACCTATGAAATTCAAGTATTAAAAGCCATCGTCGAGGAAGATAACCCCAAAGCCATCATTAAACAAATTGCCGAAGAACATATCACAATGCCGAATCTATTAATTGATTCCATCAATGAAATTGCCAATAATACCCTGGGTGAACTAATTATCGAAACAGGTGAAGAAATTCCCGAAATTTATCAAGAACATCTGTTGAATGTCAAAAAAATGATAGCAATTTATGAACAATTAATCACTAAATCAATATCACCTAATTAA
- a CDS encoding ATP-binding protein — protein sequence MTKLKISKKISTALINSLGAGVVPRVGIEHIAVGREKELNSLLQNLNDIGEGVAAFRFIIGNYGAGKSFMLQMIRNRAMEQGFVVADADLSSERRLAGSHNEGLATYRELMSRLATKTRPDGGALVSILEGWINKIQQEVAKETGTRPNDEGFDEQVETKIREVVHYIEDLVHGFDFGSVIIAYWRSYRLDDDDLKNASLRWLRGEFNTKTEAKAALGVRVIIDDDTWFDYIKLLAKFVAEIGYKGLFILVDEAVNLYQISTTVTREKNYNRLLAMFNDTMQCKAENLGIVIGGTTKFLEDPNRGLFADQAWRRRTKESRFVTQANVQEYLGPVIRLNPLTETEILTLLQRLTEIHALNFGYEENLTNRELKEFIQEIITRLGAEALLTPGEIIRDFISVLNVLYQNPEIKFTELIHGANFKPTAAGKDANLGEDAAEFSL from the coding sequence ATGACAAAGCTTAAAATCTCTAAAAAAATATCTACTGCTTTAATTAATTCTCTAGGTGCGGGAGTAGTCCCTAGAGTAGGAATTGAGCATATAGCAGTAGGCCGAGAAAAAGAACTCAATAGCCTATTACAAAATCTCAACGATATTGGCGAAGGTGTAGCCGCATTTCGATTTATAATTGGTAACTACGGTGCTGGTAAAAGCTTCATGCTACAAATGATTCGTAACCGCGCCATGGAGCAAGGATTTGTCGTTGCTGATGCTGATTTATCCTCTGAACGTAGACTAGCAGGAAGTCACAATGAAGGTTTAGCAACCTATCGAGAATTGATGAGTCGTCTAGCTACAAAAACCCGTCCTGATGGTGGTGCGTTAGTTTCTATTTTGGAAGGATGGATTAATAAAATTCAGCAAGAAGTAGCTAAAGAAACAGGAACGCGTCCCAATGATGAAGGATTTGATGAGCAAGTAGAAACAAAAATTCGGGAAGTAGTTCATTACATTGAAGACTTAGTTCACGGCTTTGATTTTGGTAGCGTAATTATTGCTTATTGGCGTAGTTATCGCTTAGATGATGATGATTTAAAAAATGCCTCTCTGCGCTGGTTACGGGGAGAATTTAACACTAAAACCGAAGCTAAAGCAGCTTTAGGAGTACGTGTCATTATTGATGATGATACTTGGTTTGATTATATTAAATTACTGGCTAAATTTGTAGCTGAGATAGGTTACAAAGGACTTTTTATTTTAGTAGATGAAGCTGTAAATTTATATCAAATATCCACTACAGTTACTCGTGAGAAAAACTATAACAGACTTTTAGCCATGTTTAACGACACCATGCAATGTAAAGCTGAAAATCTTGGTATCGTCATTGGTGGAACAACCAAATTTTTAGAGGACCCAAATCGGGGACTATTTGCAGACCAAGCTTGGCGCAGACGCACAAAAGAAAGTCGATTTGTTACCCAAGCTAATGTACAAGAATATTTAGGGCCAGTTATTCGTCTCAATCCTTTAACTGAAACAGAAATACTCACACTTTTGCAACGTTTAACAGAGATTCATGCTCTTAATTTTGGATATGAAGAAAACTTGACAAATCGTGAATTAAAGGAATTTATTCAAGAAATAATTACTCGCTTAGGTGCGGAAGCTTTACTCACGCCGGGAGAAATTATTCGTGATTTTATTAGTGTATTAAATGTTCTTTATCAAAACCCAGAAATTAAGTTTACTGAATTGATTCATGGAGCTAATTTTAAGCCTACTGCTGCGGGTAAAGATGCTAATTTAGGAGAAGATGCAGCAGAATTTAGTTTGTGA
- a CDS encoding pentapeptide repeat-containing protein — protein sequence MDTISFLRQYTSGERNFNRVSLHQAKLTKANLSGVNLSEADLSGADLSEANLSKCNLTRANLTNADLSRANLQGANLSEVNLIGADLTKVNFKETNLSGADLRGANLKLANLLGANLTESEISGADFSGANLQNANLIGSNINEAEFNGANLANVMITELEITGEVLHIGLSHKWITWAGSY from the coding sequence ATGGATACTATCAGCTTCCTGAGACAATATACATCAGGAGAGCGGAATTTTAATCGTGTCAGTCTGCATCAGGCAAAGCTAACTAAAGCTAACTTAAGTGGTGTCAATTTATCTGAAGCTGACTTGAGTGGTGCTGACCTCAGTGAAGCTAATTTAAGTAAATGTAACTTAACCAGGGCAAATTTGACTAATGCTGATTTAAGTAGAGCTAATTTGCAAGGTGCAAATTTGAGCGAGGTTAACTTAATTGGTGCTGACTTAACAAAAGTCAACTTCAAAGAAACGAACTTAAGTGGTGCTGATTTACGTGGTGCAAATTTAAAGTTGGCTAACCTATTAGGTGCAAACCTCACTGAATCTGAAATTAGTGGTGCTGATTTTAGCGGTGCTAATCTTCAAAACGCCAATTTAATTGGTAGTAATATCAATGAAGCCGAATTTAATGGCGCAAATTTAGCTAACGTAATGATCACTGAACTAGAGATAACCGGCGAAGTTCTGCACATAGGTTTATCTCATAAATGGATAACTTGGGCTGGAAGTTATTGA
- a CDS encoding Uma2 family endonuclease, with protein sequence MVQALTKPLTLAEFLIQYGKNPRYELADGELIDMEPTGPHETVGGKLATQLGIAITTAQLPWFIPRTCLIRPFAETATARRPDIVVLDEPLLQHEPFWEHEPVIALGQSIKLVVEVVSSNWETDYARKVEEYALLGIPEYWIVDYRGLGGIVFIGKPKQPTFTVCQLIGEDYRQQQYRLHEFIQSPLLPLLQMRLEDILPR encoded by the coding sequence ATGGTTCAAGCATTAACAAAACCATTAACCTTAGCAGAATTTCTCATCCAATATGGTAAAAACCCTCGCTATGAACTTGCAGACGGAGAATTGATTGACATGGAACCAACTGGCCCCCATGAAACCGTTGGTGGTAAACTGGCAACTCAATTGGGTATTGCCATTACTACAGCCCAACTGCCTTGGTTTATTCCTCGCACCTGTCTAATCCGTCCTTTCGCAGAAACAGCCACAGCCCGCCGTCCTGATATCGTAGTATTAGATGAACCGTTGCTTCAACATGAACCTTTTTGGGAACATGAACCAGTCATCGCTTTAGGTCAATCAATTAAATTAGTAGTTGAAGTTGTCAGTAGTAACTGGGAAACTGATTATGCCCGTAAAGTTGAAGAATACGCCTTGTTAGGAATTCCTGAATATTGGATTGTCGATTATCGAGGACTGGGTGGCATTGTTTTTATTGGTAAACCGAAGCAACCCACATTTACAGTTTGTCAACTAATTGGAGAAGATTACCGCCAGCAACAATATCGTTTGCACGAATTTATTCAATCTCCTCTTTTACCTCTTCTGCAAATGCGTCTGGAAGATATTTTACCACGCTAA
- a CDS encoding YifB family Mg chelatase-like AAA ATPase, which produces MLARVWSASIVGIDAVKVGVEVDVSGGLPGIVVLGLPDSAIQESRERVKATLKNAGFAFPMRKIVINLTPADLRKEGPAFDLPISVGILAASEQVNADLLGDFLFLGEVSLDGSLRPVAGVLPIAATAEKMGITALVVPIDNAQEAAVVAGLAVYGCQHISDVVDLLNNPGLYKPVKLAAREEGLQAVYTGADLHDVKGQVHARRALEIAAAGGHNLIFVGPPGSGKTMLARRLPGILPPLEFSESLEVTRIHSVAGLLKNRGSLVRNRPFRSPHHSASGPSLVGGGTFPRPGEISLSHRGILFLDELTEFKRDVLEFLRQPLEDGFVTISRAKQSVTFPAQFTLVASTNPCPCGYYGDTIQQCTCSPRQREQYWAKLSGPLMDRIDLQVAVNRLKPEEITQQPTGEASESVALRVQKAREQAIIRFQSAANLRCNAQMQSSHLQTWCKLDDASRNLLEAAIRKLGLSARASDRILKVARTIADLAGDDDLKPQHVAEAIQYRTIDRMQ; this is translated from the coding sequence ATGCTGGCTAGAGTTTGGAGTGCATCAATTGTTGGTATAGATGCTGTTAAAGTTGGTGTAGAAGTTGATGTTTCTGGGGGTTTACCGGGAATTGTAGTTTTGGGTTTACCAGATTCTGCAATTCAGGAATCTAGGGAAAGGGTGAAAGCAACTCTCAAAAATGCGGGTTTTGCCTTTCCAATGCGGAAGATTGTAATTAACCTGACTCCCGCAGATTTACGTAAGGAAGGCCCTGCTTTTGATTTGCCGATTAGTGTCGGTATTTTAGCGGCTTCTGAGCAGGTTAACGCTGATTTGTTGGGAGATTTTTTATTTTTAGGGGAAGTCTCTTTAGATGGTAGTTTGCGCCCTGTGGCTGGTGTTCTCCCCATTGCGGCAACTGCGGAAAAGATGGGAATTACGGCTTTGGTCGTGCCGATTGATAATGCTCAAGAAGCGGCTGTGGTGGCAGGATTAGCTGTTTATGGTTGCCAACATATTTCTGATGTGGTGGATTTGTTAAATAATCCAGGACTTTACAAACCTGTAAAATTGGCTGCCAGGGAAGAAGGGTTACAGGCGGTATACACTGGGGCAGATTTGCATGATGTGAAGGGTCAGGTTCATGCGCGTCGGGCTTTGGAAATCGCTGCGGCTGGAGGACACAATTTGATTTTTGTGGGACCGCCTGGCAGTGGCAAGACGATGTTAGCACGTCGCTTACCGGGTATTTTACCACCTTTGGAGTTTTCTGAGTCTTTAGAAGTGACTCGGATTCATTCTGTGGCCGGGTTGTTGAAAAATCGTGGTTCTTTGGTACGCAATCGCCCTTTTCGTAGTCCTCACCATTCGGCATCGGGTCCATCTCTAGTTGGTGGTGGCACTTTTCCCCGTCCTGGAGAGATATCTTTATCCCACCGAGGGATATTGTTTTTGGACGAATTAACAGAATTTAAAAGAGATGTATTAGAGTTTCTACGTCAGCCTTTAGAAGATGGTTTTGTGACGATTTCCCGCGCTAAACAATCGGTAACATTTCCAGCACAATTTACTTTGGTGGCAAGTACCAATCCCTGTCCTTGTGGTTACTACGGCGATACGATTCAACAATGCACTTGTTCACCGAGACAACGGGAACAATATTGGGCAAAGTTATCTGGGCCTTTGATGGATAGAATAGATTTGCAGGTGGCTGTAAATCGCTTGAAACCGGAGGAAATTACCCAACAACCGACGGGGGAAGCATCGGAATCTGTAGCATTAAGAGTGCAGAAGGCACGAGAACAAGCAATAATTCGGTTTCAATCGGCAGCAAATCTGCGTTGTAATGCCCAAATGCAAAGTAGTCATTTGCAAACATGGTGCAAGTTAGATGATGCTAGTCGCAATTTACTGGAAGCAGCTATTAGAAAATTGGGTTTATCGGCTAGGGCAAGCGATCGCATTCTCAAAGTAGCACGCACGATTGCAGATTTGGCAGGAGATGACGATCTCAAACCCCAACACGTAGCAGAAGCAATTCAATATCGGACAATTGATAGGATGCAGTAA
- the ruvA gene encoding Holliday junction branch migration protein RuvA — MISYLKGIVAGVQTISANRVILTLEVNGLGYDLQIPQRLANQLTSTGDVVQIFTHYQIREEVPLLYGFSSPSERDLFRHLLSVSGIGAALAIALLDTLELPELVQAIIAANTQILIQTPGVGKKTAERLCLELKSKLIEWRKSAGFFVATGGPAPGILEEVQMTLFALGYTAHEVSHALHVVSENIGLPKDAYVEDWIKQAIAHLSSTEAGV, encoded by the coding sequence ATGATTAGTTATCTTAAAGGTATCGTTGCTGGTGTCCAAACAATTAGCGCTAATCGCGTCATTTTGACATTAGAGGTAAATGGGTTGGGTTACGATTTGCAAATTCCACAGCGTCTAGCTAACCAATTAACAAGTACTGGAGATGTGGTACAAATATTTACCCATTACCAGATTCGGGAAGAAGTACCTTTACTCTATGGTTTTTCTTCGCCATCGGAACGGGATTTATTTCGGCACTTGCTATCTGTGAGTGGTATTGGTGCAGCTTTAGCGATCGCACTTTTGGACACTTTGGAATTACCAGAGTTAGTCCAAGCGATTATTGCGGCTAACACTCAAATACTAATTCAAACTCCTGGAGTGGGTAAGAAAACCGCTGAAAGGTTATGTTTAGAACTCAAAAGCAAGTTGATTGAATGGCGCAAATCAGCAGGCTTCTTCGTGGCTACAGGTGGCCCTGCACCGGGAATCCTTGAAGAAGTGCAAATGACTCTCTTCGCTTTGGGATATACTGCCCATGAAGTCAGTCACGCTCTGCACGTAGTCAGCGAAAATATTGGTTTACCCAAAGATGCCTATGTGGAAGATTGGATCAAACAAGCAATCGCCCATCTTAGCAGTACCGAAGCTGGCGTGTAG